TTACGCTGAATAGCTTATTGCATCCCCTGCATAATGGCATTGATAATGCCTTGCTGGGTGACGGTGTTGTTGTAGCGGTTGAACAGAGCGAAGCCGTGCTGGCCGTTATAGCCATTGTCCCAATAGACCGGTACGGCCTTGTACTTCTTGGCGGTTGCGATTACGGCTTTGGCATAGGCGGCGCGGTAGTTATTATTGCTGGAATCGTAGGATGATTTGTCAATCGAGCCGAATTCTCCGATCACTACAGGGTAGCCCTGGGTCGTGAATTTATTGTACATGGATTGGAGCTGCGAGTTCAGGTAATCCTCCTGTCCCCAGGTTGATTTCTTGGAAGGGTTTGTCGCTGACGCTCCCCACTGCGTGATATTCCCCGATTCCTCACCGGCAAAATCCCAAGGGGAATAGTAGTGGGCGGAGATCATGATTCTTTTTTCCGAGCCGGGTATGGCGGATGATCTGTAATTGTCAGTTGGGAGTACGAAGCCGTAATTGCCCGCTGTGTAGTCGATATTCGTGTTCCAGCCCGGAATCAGCAGCCATCTGGCGCTATTGTTGCCGCCTGTCTGTCTGACCGTATCCACGAAGATCTGATTGTAAGCATTCAGGTTGGCGTAGTAAGCGAGATTCGGGTTGTTGTAGTTGCCGTCAAACACCTCGTTCATCGACTCCAAAATAAGCCGCTCCCCATAACCAGCGAACTTATTCGCGATCTGCTGCCAGACCTTCTGGTACTTCTGCTTAATGGCCGTCTGGTTGCCGCTGTTCACTAACAGCCAGCTGCCTTGAACGGAATTAAAGCCGTCCCCGTGAATATTAATGACGACATACAAGCCTTCATTGTATGCATAGTCAACGACTGCCTTTACACGATCTAGCCATGCCGAGTTGATCGTATAGCCGGGAGCGTTCCCTATATAATTCAGGTAGGAGACCGGGATGCGGATGGTTTTGAAGCCTGCTGCTTTGACCTTCTGGATCAACTGCGGCGTAATGGTCGGGTTATTCCAGGCGGTCTCACTGGGGATCCCGTTCACCGAAGCTTCGAGCGAGTTGCCCAGATTCCATCCGGCCCCCATTTCGCTGACAATCTGCGAAGCCTGCAACGATCTGAAGTCCGAGGTCAGCGCAGCTGACGCCTCTTCCGCAGATGCGCGGGAACCCGAGCTGCCTAGCAAGGTGGATGCCAGTAATACTAGAGCAAGGCTGTAGGTTCCGTACTTTTTGATTTTGGCTAACATATTAGTACCTCCGTTCCTTAGATTGAATTCTAACTACAAGGCAACACACAAGCATCGCTATGGAAATCCCGAACATCAAAATGTATCCATTATAAAACAGAGTATTGGTATACTGATTAATCCAGCCGAAACGAAAGACTACGGAATCCTTACTATTTGTGAAGCCTTTTAAGTTTTGTTCTAATGCACTAATTTTGTTTAGTTCACCAAATATCATGAGTACTAAAGTGACAAGCGAAAGAAATGGAATAACTATCGTTGTGACTGTTGGGGGCAGCTTTCTAAGAGATTCAATAGATTTCAAAACCAAGAGTATGAGGAAGATGGCCAGCAATAGCAGACTAAGAATCAAAACTACTATGCCGGGATTTCCGTTACCTGATGTCCCTTTTCCAAGTCTATATTTAATAGTAGTAAGATCGGCCACAAAAATACAAAGTACATTTAACGCCAGCAGGATGATTGTTGACCCATACCTTCTTTTCAAAATAACACCTCCGGTATAATGTACTCCCCGCCAAATCACATCATTTCATGACTTAGCGGAGAATGGGTCAACAGCAACGGTTGAGGACGCTTAAGGCTCCATCCCCCACACCAGTTGCCCGTTCACATATGCTGTAACCTGCTCATGATCCGCAAACTGGGTGCTGACAGCGTTGAAGGAGTAGTCGTTCGCCTGATTGTAGCCCGACCAGTTGACCTTAGCGAAGCGGGTCTGGATCTCGGCGCTCTGGCCGGGGTTCAAGGTGCCCGCAGCACTGGTGAAGCCAATCTCCAGCGCATAATCGGCACCGGCGGCCGGAGTGTCCAGCTTCACGAAGGTCCCGGTGACGTTCGCATTTCCGATGCTGGCCCAGTCGGTCCAGAAGCTCTGCTGCTGCTCGCCGTCAATCGTGTAGTAGTACCGGAGCTTCACATTGCTGAGCTGGACCGGCGAATTCCCGGTGTTGACTACTTTGAACTTAGGTGCGATTCCGTTGGTCGAAGCACCGGTACTGCCGTTGTAGGCTTGGATGGTCAAGTCGCCCGAAGGCTGCGGAACGCTGCTATCCTCTACGTTCACAGTAAGCACAACCTCTGCGCCTCCGCTAAAATGAAAGGTGATCGCATTCTGGCCGAGCGGCAGCGTGGAGAGATAAGCTTTTCTCAGAACAACCGCAGTGTCAGTGGCCGTGTAGTCCTGACCGGGGACAAGCGTGTAATTGCCGCTCTTCAGGCTTGTCAGCTGATGCCCCTGTAAGGTAAGCGCTACAGAAATATCCTGTGCAAGATTCGCCGCCCGGTCAAACAGCGCATGGTCTGGTGAGATGGCAACGCCTGGTGTTGTATCGATGACTTTTACTTTTAACACGGGATCTTGGCCCTGATTGAAATCCAGGACGATAGAATGCTCGCCAACCGGCAGCGTTGCCAGGAACGCCTTAGTGAGCAGCAGGGTGTTCCCGCTTACTGTATAGTCCTCGTTCTCAGTCAAAATGGCGGTGCCAGAACGAAGGGCCGTTAACGTGTTGCCGTTCAGATTCATAGTGACGGTCTGGTCGGTCTGATGAGCCGGAGCTTTGTCAAATTCGACCATGGATGGTGTAATGGTTGCGCCCGGATGAGGATTATTCCCCTTCAGATCGGGCAGCTCGTCCAGCGTAATAACATAATCACTCTGGTACAGAGTGGTCAGCGTAGCCGGATAATTGAACGCCGTGCTCATCAGATGCTCTCCGTACCATGGGAGGAAGTAGAGCCAGCCCGCTTTTTCATCGGTCAGATTCTGCACGCTGGGAACGGTGTCGTTCTCGGTCATGGCTACCATCTTCTTGCCACCAGTTAAGTCCACCAGCTGATAAAAGGTCGAGCTAATCGCGTCCTCATTCGGCACGCCGGATAGTCCGTCATAGCGGTTGTAAATCGTGTTGTATTTATCGTAGCCGACAATATCCACCTGGTCATCCCCTGGATACCATGCGGGAGAAGTGCTGTACACATAGCTGTTATAGGTCCAGATCAGGTTGTGCAGGCCGTAAGTCTCCGTAAGCTCGGTGTAGAGCTGATCCCAGAGCTGCTTGTACACCTCCGCACCTGCCGAAGCCCACCAGAACCACGCCCCTTCCCCATTCAGCCCGCCGTTGCCCTCTGCCTCATGGTAAGGACGGAAGATCACGGGCACGTTGTTCTCCTGCAGAATCTGCAGCTGCTCCGCCAGATCCTGAATGGCCAGTTGCAGGTATTGGTATTCTTTCGTTCCCGGAATCACAGCATTTGCAGTATTGAAGTTAGTTTCGGTAGGCTTATAGGTAGCCTTCTTCCAATCCACAAATTCCCCTAACTGGTAGGCGGTGAAGTCACGGGGAACGGTAAGATGCCAGCTATTGGTCGCAATCCCGCCCTTGGTATTCACCCAGTCGATCATGCGGGCGGTAGTGCCGTCCTCCCAGCCATACAGCGGATTATAGTTCATAAGGTCAAACCCGCGGACTGCCGGAAGCTTGCCTGTCAGGTTGTGAATCCAGTCGAACTCCAGCTCGGAGTTGCCGTCATTCCCTCCGCCGTAGATCTCCTGCTGGCCCGAGAGCATATGCTTCCCGTACACCTCCGTCAAATAATTCATCAGGAGCTGCGTTTCGGGCGTGGCCTGAGCATCAGAGAGAACGGGCTGCACAACCAGGGGGTCCAGGTTCGCATGATCCACCGTGAAGGTGTCGAAATAAGCGAATCCCCAGCCTGCTTTTACCTGAATGGTATTGCTGCCTTGATTCAGCTTGTGGTAGCCGAAATTGAAATCCTTCCACGTAGTTGTGTAGGGCAGCATATACGAACCCTTGGCAGCACCGTTAACGATTAATGCCTGCTGTCTGCCATCCGGGCTCAGCTCCTGCATATAACGGGTGGAGATCGTATACATGCCGGTTTCCGGGACAGTTACGGTGTAAGTTAGTGTGCCGGAGTTCTGCATCCAGACAAAACCGCTTCCCGAATAGCCGGGCTTCGGCGTTCCGTAAATCTGGGTCGTCACTTGCAGATCCGGGGTGAGCTGGGCATCCTCGCTTTCGATGGTGATCAATGCAGGGTCAGCGTGGGCCACAGGCGGGGCGTTCATCCCTCCAAGCAGCAGCGTACAGGCCAGCAGCAATGTTCCTGTTCTTTTGAGCCATTTCTTCATTTTCTTCTTTCCTCCCCATGATAAAAATGGTAAAACCTTGGTTAACCTATCAGATCATGGTTGCGCTTTCATAGCAAAGATAACATGTATACCATAATTTGTAAATACAAATTAGCAAGTGTGCTCAACGGTATGAATTGCCGGAGGGTTGGAATGTTAAGTTCATCGTGCGGGGAGGGAATCTAGTGGAAAAAGTACAACTATTCGAGCACCGATGTGGTACTTGCGGGTAGCAGTTGGAGAAACAACACTTAATTTGTGCAAATTCCGCCGATTTCATAGAATCGTTAAAATTAAGTGCCTTTTTTCCAACTGCTGCTTGAAGCGGGGGTGGTTTGGCAGGAGCAGGTGTACTTTTTCCAACTATGTTCCCTTGTTGATTGGCCTCCAGACAGGAGTTTTCGTAAAATGCCTCTCCCGTAAGCCGATGCGATTCTATCAAAAGCTTGTCCCTACCAGAGTCAACTCCCTGCTCAAGGTGCAAAAACCTCCGGGTTGTCGCTCCGCCAAGCGCCGATGCAGCCGATTAGGCAGGCGGTATAGGTTCGTAGCACTCTACCTTCCCCGCTATACTCGTATTCTAATGCGATGTTTATGCCCTCGCCCCGCCAGGCGATAATGCGGCCGGAAAATCCGGGCCATTCACATTCTTCATCCAGCTGCGCAGGACCATAGGCAGCGATCGATTCCTCAGGCGAAGAGTTCATCGTAATGCCCTCAGGTAAAATAACGGGATAAGGCACTTCGATCCGGTCGCCCGAACCAGGGGGAAGAAAGTGGATGGCGCCGATGATCCATTCATCGGGATTCGTATACTGTAGTCCGGTCAGCTCATTGATTTTGGGTATACGGTAGAGATCCATCCTTAGAGATGCTTTTGTGCACGAGATCATGGTATCGTTGAAATAGCTCTTCGCCGCCGGCATGCGCTTAACGCCATAGGGCTTGAGCAAGGCTTGGACCCTCTTGGGATCATACGGCTGGCCCAGCATGGCAATAAGCTGAACGGCGGGTTCATTCATATTCATATCCAGGTTCATATTCAAATTCATATTCATGTCCTCCCCTTCGCCTGACTTGTAGTCTATTCATCCGCTCCCATTATAACAAAAACGCACTCCCCGATATATCTCAAGAAGTGCGTTAACGTTTCATTTTCTTTTCTTTAACGCCACAGCATCCGGTCAAGGGTTACTTGGTATTCTGGAACTTCAGGCCGTCGGCATTCAGCTCGAAGCCGTACTCTTCCTTAGAGCGTTGCCCTCGCGAGAGCTTCTGCCTATCATCAGTTGTACCGCGATCATAAGTACAGTGACCACAGCCATGCCG
This genomic interval from Paenibacillus sp. FSL H8-0332 contains the following:
- a CDS encoding glycoside hydrolase family 5 protein, yielding MLAKIKKYGTYSLALVLLASTLLGSSGSRASAEEASAALTSDFRSLQASQIVSEMGAGWNLGNSLEASVNGIPSETAWNNPTITPQLIQKVKAAGFKTIRIPVSYLNYIGNAPGYTINSAWLDRVKAVVDYAYNEGLYVVINIHGDGFNSVQGSWLLVNSGNQTAIKQKYQKVWQQIANKFAGYGERLILESMNEVFDGNYNNPNLAYYANLNAYNQIFVDTVRQTGGNNSARWLLIPGWNTNIDYTAGNYGFVLPTDNYRSSAIPGSEKRIMISAHYYSPWDFAGEESGNITQWGASATNPSKKSTWGQEDYLNSQLQSMYNKFTTQGYPVVIGEFGSIDKSSYDSSNNNYRAAYAKAVIATAKKYKAVPVYWDNGYNGQHGFALFNRYNNTVTQQGIINAIMQGMQ
- a CDS encoding glycosyl hydrolase produces the protein MKKWLKRTGTLLLACTLLLGGMNAPPVAHADPALITIESEDAQLTPDLQVTTQIYGTPKPGYSGSGFVWMQNSGTLTYTVTVPETGMYTISTRYMQELSPDGRQQALIVNGAAKGSYMLPYTTTWKDFNFGYHKLNQGSNTIQVKAGWGFAYFDTFTVDHANLDPLVVQPVLSDAQATPETQLLMNYLTEVYGKHMLSGQQEIYGGGNDGNSELEFDWIHNLTGKLPAVRGFDLMNYNPLYGWEDGTTARMIDWVNTKGGIATNSWHLTVPRDFTAYQLGEFVDWKKATYKPTETNFNTANAVIPGTKEYQYLQLAIQDLAEQLQILQENNVPVIFRPYHEAEGNGGLNGEGAWFWWASAGAEVYKQLWDQLYTELTETYGLHNLIWTYNSYVYSTSPAWYPGDDQVDIVGYDKYNTIYNRYDGLSGVPNEDAISSTFYQLVDLTGGKKMVAMTENDTVPSVQNLTDEKAGWLYFLPWYGEHLMSTAFNYPATLTTLYQSDYVITLDELPDLKGNNPHPGATITPSMVEFDKAPAHQTDQTVTMNLNGNTLTALRSGTAILTENEDYTVSGNTLLLTKAFLATLPVGEHSIVLDFNQGQDPVLKVKVIDTTPGVAISPDHALFDRAANLAQDISVALTLQGHQLTSLKSGNYTLVPGQDYTATDTAVVLRKAYLSTLPLGQNAITFHFSGGAEVVLTVNVEDSSVPQPSGDLTIQAYNGSTGASTNGIAPKFKVVNTGNSPVQLSNVKLRYYYTIDGEQQQSFWTDWASIGNANVTGTFVKLDTPAAGADYALEIGFTSAAGTLNPGQSAEIQTRFAKVNWSGYNQANDYSFNAVSTQFADHEQVTAYVNGQLVWGMEP